A stretch of Candidatus Neomarinimicrobiota bacterium DNA encodes these proteins:
- a CDS encoding glutamate-5-semialdehyde dehydrogenase, whose amino-acid sequence MNLKQLGQRTKQASKVLPTVSTEIKQNILKKMAENILKASESIKTENQKDLKGARKRGLSSAMIDRLTLTDERISAMADSLLEVASLEDPVGVITEEYTRPNGLLIQRRRIPLGVIGVIYESRPNVTVEAASLCFFAGNGLLLRGGSESFHSNQILVKILKSALAEHGLEDVINMAPTTDRSSVDELAKMNDVLDVIIPRGGEGLIRHIYEIATVPVIAHYKGNCHMFIDETAKVESAVSIAMNSKAQRPGVCNALETLLIHEKVADQFLPAFLSEADKQQVEIRGCAKTQAFSEKVLPVTPKDFDTEFLDLILAVRVVTDLPAAIDHIQTYTSDHTEVIVSEDKKNIETFTRALDSSAIIVNASTRFNDGGQLGLGAEIGISTTKLHSFGPMGLRELTTTKFVVTGSGQLRN is encoded by the coding sequence ATGAATTTAAAACAACTTGGACAGCGCACAAAACAAGCCAGTAAAGTTCTACCCACGGTGAGCACCGAGATTAAACAGAACATCCTAAAAAAGATGGCTGAAAATATTTTAAAGGCCAGCGAATCAATTAAAACTGAAAACCAGAAAGATTTGAAGGGCGCCAGGAAACGTGGTCTATCCAGCGCCATGATCGATAGGCTCACGCTAACTGATGAGCGGATAAGCGCCATGGCTGATAGTCTGTTGGAAGTGGCCAGCCTGGAAGATCCAGTTGGGGTAATCACTGAAGAATATACACGTCCAAACGGTTTGCTAATCCAAAGGCGACGGATACCCCTGGGTGTCATTGGCGTGATCTATGAATCCCGACCCAATGTCACAGTTGAGGCCGCCTCATTGTGCTTTTTTGCCGGAAACGGCTTACTTCTAAGGGGTGGTTCTGAATCCTTTCACTCCAATCAAATCCTGGTGAAGATTCTAAAATCAGCCCTGGCTGAACATGGCTTGGAGGATGTGATCAACATGGCTCCTACCACCGACAGATCAAGTGTGGATGAACTGGCAAAAATGAATGATGTTCTGGATGTGATTATCCCCAGGGGTGGGGAAGGGCTGATTCGTCACATTTATGAAATCGCTACCGTCCCGGTGATTGCCCACTACAAAGGCAATTGCCATATGTTTATCGATGAAACCGCCAAAGTGGAAAGCGCTGTTTCCATTGCCATGAACTCCAAAGCCCAGCGACCTGGAGTTTGTAATGCGCTTGAAACCTTACTCATCCATGAAAAAGTTGCAGATCAATTTTTACCAGCATTTTTATCAGAAGCCGACAAGCAGCAGGTTGAGATCAGGGGGTGCGCGAAAACACAGGCTTTCTCAGAAAAAGTACTTCCAGTAACCCCGAAGGATTTTGATACAGAGTTTCTTGATCTCATTCTGGCAGTCAGGGTGGTTACAGATCTTCCAGCCGCCATCGATCATATCCAGACCTACACAAGTGATCACACCGAGGTTATTGTCAGCGAAGACAAGAAGAATATTGAAACCTTTACCAGAGCCCTGGATAGCTCAGCAATTATTGTCAACGCATCAACCCGTTTCAATGATGGCGGACAGCTGGGGTTGGGTGCTGAAATTGGCATCAGCACCACCAAGCTTCATTCTTTCGGCCCTATGGGATTAAGGGAACTCACCACCACAAAATTTGTGGTAACAGGCAGCGGTCAGTTAAGAAATTAA
- the proB gene encoding glutamate 5-kinase, with translation MTRTLPHLNRVVVKIGSSSLCGADNRIQERQIIELTRQVAALVQQNIELVLVTSGAVAAGVGHLIDKIPSLENNQAAAAIGQPILMGYFQKYFQAYDLNTAQLLLTHDDFQSRRRYLNARNTINYLLSNQVIPIINENDSVSTEEIRFSDNDYLGALCTNLVSADLFIILSNINGIADKNPQEYPDASIYEELSLADLEHLQKKFASEKVRGLGRGGIATKLEAPSMAGRYGVPSIIANSREENVLLRIVKGESLGTLIRPETNQLNSRRAYIAHALKPKAMIIIDDGAATALKNSKASLLATGILATKGNFDRGDGISCCLEDGTEVMRGIVEYNRDEVRKIAGRRSSEIENILGYKHRRSVIHRENMVGI, from the coding sequence ATGACCCGCACGCTTCCCCATTTGAATCGAGTCGTGGTCAAGATTGGCAGCTCCAGTTTGTGTGGAGCCGATAACAGGATACAGGAACGCCAAATTATTGAATTGACCCGACAGGTGGCTGCTCTGGTTCAGCAAAACATCGAATTGGTCCTGGTGACCAGTGGGGCGGTTGCCGCAGGCGTTGGTCACCTCATTGATAAAATCCCTTCCCTGGAGAATAATCAGGCTGCCGCTGCCATCGGACAACCCATACTCATGGGATACTTTCAGAAATATTTCCAGGCCTATGATCTCAATACAGCTCAGTTGCTACTGACCCATGATGATTTTCAGTCGCGTCGGAGATATCTAAATGCCCGTAACACCATTAATTATCTCCTCAGCAATCAGGTAATTCCAATTATTAATGAGAATGACAGTGTTTCCACCGAGGAAATCCGCTTTAGCGATAATGATTATCTCGGAGCACTCTGCACTAATCTGGTGAGTGCTGACTTGTTTATCATTCTCTCAAACATCAATGGTATCGCGGATAAAAATCCCCAGGAGTACCCCGATGCCAGCATTTATGAAGAACTATCTCTGGCCGATCTTGAACACCTCCAGAAAAAGTTTGCCAGCGAGAAAGTACGTGGTCTGGGACGGGGCGGGATTGCCACCAAACTGGAAGCGCCATCCATGGCAGGTCGCTATGGTGTCCCCAGTATTATTGCCAATAGTCGCGAGGAAAATGTTTTGCTCCGAATTGTCAAAGGGGAGTCGTTGGGAACCTTGATTCGACCAGAAACCAACCAACTCAATTCCAGACGCGCTTATATCGCCCATGCCTTAAAACCCAAGGCGATGATCATTATTGATGATGGAGCTGCCACAGCTTTAAAAAACAGCAAGGCCAGTCTTCTGGCTACAGGTATCCTTGCCACCAAAGGGAATTTTGATCGTGGTGACGGAATCAGTTGCTGCCTTGAAGATGGCACTGAAGTGATGCGGGGAATTGTGGAGTACAATCGAGATGAGGTTCGCAAAATTGCTGGTCGTCGCTCAAGTGAAATTGAAAACATTCTGGGTTACAAACATCGTCGCAGTGTGATTCACAGAGAAAACATGGTGGGGATTTAG
- the argH gene encoding argininosuccinate lyase, whose protein sequence is MSKLWDKGVALNPKIEAFTVGNDYLLDQSLVYYDCIASKAHASVLEKASLLSKDEAQKIKQGLDQIIELQSRGEFEIPSEQEDCHTAIEAYLIDTLGELGKKIHTARSRNDQVLTAQRLYYRDKLKDIESLRVQLIETIAQFVERFGQVEYPGYTHMQKAMPSSFAMWGWAFIESMEDNGMLLATVSKILDQSPLGTAAGYGVPLEIDRELAAQELGFARVQQNPIYAQNSRGKFEALLIHLLSQITADLNKITSDLILFNMSEFKFVKLPDEFCTGSSIMPQKKNPDVLELMRAKHHVVKACEFEVSSLISNLISGYNRDHQLTKEPVMKALKITQDCLEIAVLLFANLEVDEGHCQKAMSAELYATEKAYALVKHGIPFRDAYVQIAQSLKEDS, encoded by the coding sequence ATGAGCAAGCTGTGGGACAAAGGGGTAGCGCTGAACCCAAAAATCGAAGCCTTCACGGTGGGCAATGATTACCTCCTGGACCAAAGCCTGGTCTATTATGATTGTATTGCCTCCAAGGCCCATGCCAGTGTCCTCGAAAAAGCATCACTCCTTAGCAAAGATGAGGCGCAAAAGATCAAGCAGGGTTTGGATCAAATAATCGAACTCCAGAGTAGGGGTGAGTTTGAGATCCCCTCCGAACAGGAGGATTGCCATACTGCCATCGAAGCGTATCTAATTGATACTTTGGGTGAGCTTGGTAAAAAAATCCACACTGCCAGATCTAGAAACGACCAGGTCCTTACTGCCCAGCGCCTGTACTATCGGGATAAACTCAAGGATATTGAGTCGTTGAGAGTCCAACTCATCGAAACCATTGCACAGTTTGTTGAACGGTTCGGTCAGGTTGAATATCCAGGGTATACACACATGCAAAAGGCCATGCCTTCATCTTTTGCAATGTGGGGCTGGGCATTTATCGAGAGTATGGAAGACAATGGTATGCTCCTGGCAACCGTATCAAAGATATTGGATCAGTCCCCCCTGGGTACGGCTGCTGGATATGGTGTCCCACTTGAGATTGATAGGGAATTGGCCGCTCAGGAACTGGGGTTTGCCAGGGTCCAGCAAAACCCCATCTATGCTCAAAATAGTCGGGGAAAGTTTGAAGCCCTGCTTATTCATTTGCTTTCACAGATAACAGCCGATCTCAACAAAATTACCAGCGATTTGATCTTGTTTAACATGAGTGAATTTAAGTTTGTAAAACTACCAGATGAATTCTGCACAGGTAGCTCCATCATGCCCCAGAAAAAGAATCCAGACGTGTTGGAGTTGATGAGAGCCAAACACCATGTAGTGAAAGCCTGTGAATTTGAGGTATCCAGCCTTATAAGCAATCTGATCTCTGGTTACAATCGTGATCATCAATTGACAAAAGAACCTGTCATGAAGGCCTTGAAAATCACCCAGGATTGTCTTGAAATAGCCGTCCTTCTTTTCGCGAATCTTGAAGTGGATGAAGGTCATTGCCAAAAAGCCATGAGTGCCGAACTCTACGCCACCGAAAAGGCTTATGCCCTTGTTAAACACGGCATCCCCTTTAGAGATGCCTATGTCCAGATTGCCCAATCCCTGAAAGAGGACTCATGA
- a CDS encoding argininosuccinate synthase → MNRKQRNQTKLKKEKVVLAYSGGLDTSVILKWLELKGYEVICFVGNVGQTEDFEAVEKKAYATGATKVYTEDLRQEFVVNYIWPALQGNALYEGRYLLGTSLARPLLAKSQIAIAAKEGAQYVSHGSTGKGNDQVRFELNYYALNPEIKVIAPWRDPVFLNEFKGRTDLINFAQKHGIEITASKNRPYSEDENLMHISHEAGILEDPAIAPDDSVYSISSLLRDAPDQETKIEISFENGIPVHVKNLEDGVEKSKPLELFTYLNELGGINGIGQLDMVENRFIGIKSRGIYETPGGTILWEAHRDIEGIAMDKEVMHLRDMLIPKFAELIYNGFWYSPEMDFIMSAFNKSQEAISGKVRLSLYKGNVVTIGRDSPYSLYDQDLSSMDIEGGFDATDSTGFININAIRLKAHKLVLHKNRPYNWREVEV, encoded by the coding sequence ATGAACCGAAAGCAAAGGAATCAAACCAAGTTGAAAAAAGAAAAAGTCGTCCTGGCCTACAGCGGAGGTTTGGACACCTCAGTAATTTTGAAGTGGCTCGAGCTCAAGGGCTATGAAGTGATTTGCTTCGTGGGGAATGTGGGACAAACAGAAGATTTTGAAGCCGTCGAGAAAAAGGCTTATGCCACTGGTGCCACCAAAGTGTATACCGAAGATCTCCGACAAGAATTTGTGGTGAATTATATCTGGCCGGCTCTACAGGGGAATGCCCTGTATGAGGGACGCTATTTATTGGGAACTTCCCTGGCGAGACCCCTTCTGGCTAAAAGTCAGATAGCAATTGCAGCTAAAGAAGGTGCTCAATATGTGTCTCATGGATCCACAGGCAAGGGCAATGATCAGGTCAGATTTGAATTGAATTATTATGCCCTGAACCCTGAAATCAAGGTCATTGCACCCTGGAGGGATCCAGTATTTCTAAATGAATTCAAAGGCCGTACTGATCTGATCAACTTTGCCCAGAAACATGGGATCGAGATTACTGCTTCAAAAAATCGCCCCTATAGTGAAGACGAAAATCTCATGCATATCAGTCATGAGGCTGGGATTCTTGAGGACCCAGCCATAGCACCAGATGATTCAGTCTACAGTATATCAAGTCTTCTGAGAGATGCGCCTGACCAGGAAACCAAAATTGAAATCTCCTTCGAAAATGGGATACCTGTTCATGTGAAAAATCTGGAAGATGGTGTTGAAAAATCAAAACCACTTGAATTATTCACCTATTTGAATGAGTTGGGTGGCATAAACGGTATTGGCCAGCTTGACATGGTGGAAAATCGATTCATCGGCATCAAGTCCCGTGGCATTTATGAAACACCTGGTGGTACCATCCTGTGGGAAGCTCACCGAGATATCGAGGGAATTGCCATGGATAAGGAAGTCATGCACCTCCGCGATATGCTCATCCCCAAATTTGCCGAGCTGATCTATAATGGCTTCTGGTATTCACCAGAGATGGACTTCATCATGAGTGCATTCAACAAAAGTCAGGAAGCAATTTCAGGCAAGGTGCGCTTGTCGCTGTATAAGGGGAATGTTGTGACTATTGGTCGTGATTCCCCGTATTCCCTCTATGATCAGGATCTTTCCAGTATGGACATCGAAGGTGGGTTTGATGCCACGGATTCTACGGGCTTCATCAATATCAACGCCATCAGGCTCAAAGCGCATAAACTGGTTCTCCATAAAAACAGACCTTATAACTGGCGCGAGGTTGAAGTATGA
- a CDS encoding homoserine O-succinyltransferase: protein MPLVAHTPLPTFDLLKAQGEEILDLGQALHQDIRELHIGFLNLMPNASFQATERQFLRLVGSSNQIVQYYIYPFTIDGVERDERAQKYIDAYYTSFDAVKSAGLDALIITGTNPANPSLEQEPFWEPLGVVIDWATRNVTSVLCSCLAVHAIVKHLHDIERQPLQQKRWGVYSHRITNTGHPLLRNINTRFDVPHSRNNDVSPEQLQAAGFKILVEGSESGVHMAVSPDMFRIVYLQGHPEYDRVSLLKEYKREVVRYFEGERETYPESPENYFNPNIDKIIQRYRPAVMQAREKGDKMPGFPEAEIEPLLDNTWRDTGKSIFNNWLGLVYQLTNIDRHLPFTHGINPDDPLKIK from the coding sequence ATGCCATTAGTCGCCCATACCCCCCTCCCCACATTTGATCTCCTGAAAGCTCAGGGTGAAGAAATACTCGACCTGGGTCAAGCCCTCCATCAGGACATTCGAGAACTACACATCGGCTTTTTAAATCTCATGCCCAATGCTTCATTTCAGGCTACGGAAAGACAGTTTTTACGATTGGTGGGAAGCTCAAATCAGATCGTCCAATATTATATCTATCCTTTCACAATAGATGGTGTTGAACGGGATGAGAGAGCGCAGAAATACATAGATGCTTATTACACGAGTTTTGATGCAGTAAAAAGTGCAGGTTTAGATGCCCTGATTATTACCGGTACCAACCCTGCTAATCCGTCATTGGAGCAGGAGCCTTTCTGGGAGCCCCTGGGAGTTGTGATTGACTGGGCCACCAGGAATGTCACTTCGGTCCTCTGTTCATGCCTGGCAGTCCACGCCATCGTAAAGCACCTACATGACATTGAACGGCAACCACTGCAGCAAAAACGCTGGGGGGTTTATAGTCACCGCATTACCAATACCGGGCATCCCCTCCTGAGGAATATTAACACCCGTTTTGACGTCCCCCATTCAAGAAACAACGATGTTAGTCCCGAGCAATTGCAGGCAGCAGGTTTTAAGATTCTGGTAGAGGGGTCTGAGAGTGGCGTTCACATGGCAGTAAGTCCGGATATGTTCAGAATTGTATATCTTCAAGGGCATCCAGAATATGATCGTGTCAGCCTGCTTAAAGAGTACAAGCGTGAAGTCGTTCGCTACTTTGAAGGCGAAAGAGAAACTTATCCAGAAAGTCCAGAAAATTATTTCAACCCGAATATTGATAAAATTATTCAACGATATAGACCAGCCGTGATGCAGGCCAGGGAGAAGGGTGATAAAATGCCTGGTTTTCCTGAGGCTGAGATCGAGCCCCTCCTGGATAATACCTGGCGAGATACAGGCAAATCCATCTTCAACAATTGGCTGGGGCTGGTTTATCAACTAACAAATATTGATCGTCATCTTCCATTTACCCATGGAATCAATCCAGACGATCCTTTAAAAATTAAGTAA
- a CDS encoding aminotransferase class V-fold PLP-dependent enzyme: MKLATKAIHSGYDSEETTKAVAVPIYQTVAYEFDSAQHGADLFNLEVAGNIYSRIMNPTNAVLEARVSEMEGGAAALAVSAGSAAVNYAILAIAEQGNNIVSTPQIYGGTFTLFSHMFARLGIEARFAKDESPESLEALIDDKTSAVFCESIANPVGAFMDIQAIADMAHSHGVPLIVDNTVATPMLIRPFEFGADIVVHSLTKYMGGHGNSLGGIVVDSGKFPWAENAERFPMLNQPEPAYHNMVYTEAMGELAYIARVRTVPLRNTGSALSPFNAFLILQGIETLALRMERHCENAQTVAEYLEKHPMVTWVKYAGLPSSPSHILAQKYSEGKASGLMAFGIKGGMEAGEKFYDALKIFKRLVNIGDAKSLAAHPASTTHRQLAGAELEASGVTPDMIRLCVGIEHIDDIIEDLEQALAEAQL, translated from the coding sequence ATCAAACTAGCAACCAAAGCAATTCATAGCGGTTATGATTCAGAGGAAACCACCAAGGCGGTAGCTGTTCCCATCTATCAAACAGTAGCCTACGAATTTGATAGTGCCCAGCATGGGGCCGATCTGTTTAACCTGGAAGTCGCCGGAAATATCTATTCTCGCATCATGAACCCCACCAATGCTGTGCTGGAAGCTCGCGTTTCAGAGATGGAGGGTGGAGCAGCAGCACTGGCCGTGAGTGCTGGAAGTGCAGCAGTTAATTATGCCATTCTGGCTATTGCAGAGCAGGGCAACAACATCGTTTCCACACCCCAGATTTATGGCGGTACCTTCACCCTTTTTAGTCATATGTTTGCCCGTCTGGGTATTGAAGCACGTTTTGCAAAAGACGAAAGCCCGGAAAGTCTCGAGGCGCTCATAGATGACAAAACCTCGGCTGTTTTTTGTGAAAGTATAGCCAACCCGGTCGGTGCCTTTATGGATATTCAGGCCATTGCCGATATGGCCCATTCTCATGGCGTGCCACTCATCGTTGATAATACCGTTGCCACGCCCATGCTCATCAGACCGTTTGAATTTGGGGCAGATATTGTGGTGCATTCCCTGACAAAGTATATGGGAGGCCATGGTAATTCCCTGGGCGGTATCGTGGTGGATTCCGGTAAATTTCCCTGGGCTGAGAATGCTGAGCGTTTCCCCATGCTCAATCAACCAGAACCGGCCTATCATAACATGGTGTATACGGAGGCTATGGGTGAATTGGCCTATATCGCCCGGGTTCGAACTGTTCCACTAAGGAATACTGGTTCTGCTCTAAGCCCCTTCAATGCCTTTCTTATTTTACAGGGAATCGAAACGCTGGCGTTACGCATGGAACGTCATTGTGAAAATGCTCAGACCGTTGCTGAATATCTGGAAAAACATCCCATGGTCACCTGGGTGAAGTATGCTGGATTACCTTCATCACCTTCCCACATTCTGGCTCAAAAATACAGCGAAGGCAAAGCCTCAGGTCTCATGGCATTTGGTATCAAAGGAGGTATGGAGGCTGGTGAAAAATTCTATGATGCCTTAAAGATATTTAAACGTCTCGTGAATATTGGAGATGCCAAGTCCCTGGCTGCTCACCCCGCTTCCACCACCCATCGCCAGTTGGCTGGTGCAGAATTGGAAGCCTCTGGTGTAACGCCTGATATGATTCGTCTCTGCGTGGGTATTGAACACATCGACGATATTATTGAGGATTTGGAACAGGCCCTGGCCGAAGCACAACTGTAA
- a CDS encoding von Willebrand factor type A domain-containing protein translates to MQGRVIRIQFSMLLIVWGVFMLFTGCENSLLDSTVMTEETKSGDRGTMDQFSSNSDGLYVGGEDYYPGTERHGELSYNGFVLAEEDNLSTFGVDVDAGSYTFGRKKINEGIVPAPSSVRVEEYINYFHQDYPAPDNEPFSVSVDGAPSPFRAENLHLLRIGLKGREANSDDVPWNLTFLIDISGSMRTRLDLVKESLNILVDNMRLGDQVSICTYAGSVGTVLNPTDLQENDADAIKAVISDLEAGGSTAMASGLQNAYDVNSLGFLDGGVNRIIVCSDGDANVGATSHEAILELIEEYVDQGITLSTLGFGSGNYNDHLMEQLADQGNGNYYYIDTINEAERLFTEELSGVMEVIAKDVKIQVEFNAASVLRYRLIGYENRDIEDDQFENDSTDAGEIGAGHRVTALYELELTQSGPNNLGTVHLRYKMPDGESDIPFDVPISRNDLADSFSQASDRFRFTAGVAEYAEIVRESPYVQTSLFAVESLIASSLIGSNEQDTELLELIRQLQTIE, encoded by the coding sequence ATGCAGGGAAGAGTAATCAGAATTCAATTCAGTATGCTTCTGATTGTATGGGGAGTCTTTATGCTTTTTACCGGTTGTGAGAATTCACTGCTTGATTCGACTGTCATGACTGAGGAAACAAAATCTGGAGACAGGGGAACAATGGATCAATTCTCCTCAAATTCAGATGGATTATACGTTGGCGGGGAAGATTATTATCCTGGAACTGAGCGTCATGGAGAATTGTCATACAATGGATTTGTTCTGGCAGAAGAGGACAACCTTTCAACCTTTGGAGTCGATGTGGATGCCGGCTCGTATACCTTTGGTCGCAAAAAGATCAATGAAGGCATTGTTCCAGCTCCCTCATCGGTGAGAGTTGAAGAATACATCAACTATTTTCATCAGGATTATCCTGCACCAGACAATGAACCATTTTCCGTTAGTGTCGACGGCGCACCTTCACCTTTCCGCGCCGAAAATCTGCATCTCTTGCGTATTGGACTTAAAGGTCGAGAGGCAAATTCTGATGACGTGCCCTGGAACCTCACCTTCCTCATTGATATCTCTGGATCCATGCGTACCCGTCTGGATCTGGTGAAAGAAAGTCTCAATATCCTGGTTGATAACATGCGCTTGGGGGATCAGGTGTCCATTTGCACCTATGCTGGAAGTGTAGGGACGGTTTTAAATCCAACAGACCTGCAAGAAAATGACGCTGACGCCATCAAAGCCGTTATTTCTGATCTTGAAGCAGGTGGTTCTACGGCCATGGCTTCAGGGTTACAAAATGCCTATGATGTGAATAGTTTGGGATTTCTGGATGGTGGTGTGAACCGTATTATTGTGTGTTCGGATGGCGACGCCAATGTGGGTGCCACCTCTCATGAAGCCATTCTTGAGCTCATCGAAGAGTATGTAGATCAAGGCATAACCCTATCAACACTGGGCTTTGGAAGTGGTAACTATAATGACCATCTCATGGAACAACTGGCAGATCAGGGCAATGGTAATTACTACTATATCGACACCATCAATGAAGCAGAACGTCTGTTTACCGAGGAACTATCTGGAGTCATGGAAGTCATTGCTAAAGATGTGAAAATTCAGGTTGAGTTCAATGCTGCTTCTGTCTTGAGATATCGTCTCATTGGTTATGAAAATCGTGATATTGAAGATGACCAATTTGAAAACGATAGCACAGATGCAGGTGAAATCGGTGCCGGTCATCGGGTCACAGCTCTTTACGAGCTGGAGCTGACCCAGAGCGGCCCAAATAATCTGGGAACCGTGCATCTCCGCTACAAAATGCCCGACGGCGAATCAGACATACCCTTTGATGTACCAATTTCAAGAAATGATCTGGCAGATTCATTCTCTCAGGCCAGCGATAGATTCAGGTTTACAGCTGGCGTGGCAGAATACGCTGAGATCGTCAGGGAGAGTCCATACGTCCAGACCTCACTCTTTGCAGTAGAATCTCTCATTGCATCATCCCTCATTGGCTCAAATGAACAGGATACGGAACTCCTTGAATTGATACGTCAGCTTCAGACCATTGAATAG
- a CDS encoding sigma-54-dependent Fis family transcriptional regulator — translation MKPKILVIEDDKTMREGIATVLKLQGYVIHTAEDGHAGAQMFRELKPDLVISDMKLPGKGGMNLLQEFQDQSPDTPFILISAFGTIDLAVNALKLGARDFIAKPFSIDELKSKVAHIFEDQTPARPEVDSIPDGFHGLVGKSEQMQKLITQIKQIGAVDSPVLITGESGTGKELIARALHLESPRSSQEMVAINCSALTDTLLESELFGHEKGAFTGAVRQHKGIFEQAHGGTILLDEIGDISPQLQVKLLRVLQNQSFQRVGGTEQIEVDVRVIAATNRDLQSAMEKKQFREDLFFRLNVIPLNIPSLRERPEDIPALVFHFVKMKCSRLKRDVPEIGNRTMTKLGEYAWPGNIRELENFLERLLIFSEGPAITPEQIYFENAPRKSTQSSGRLNEVMEQTERELIRDALNWARGVKQKAARKLGLKTSTLYYKMEKYDLFEEFGGKNNQSREDS, via the coding sequence GTGAAACCAAAGATTCTAGTCATTGAAGACGACAAAACCATGCGCGAAGGTATTGCCACGGTATTGAAACTTCAGGGCTATGTAATTCACACTGCTGAAGATGGCCATGCCGGGGCTCAGATGTTCCGTGAACTCAAACCAGATCTGGTGATATCAGACATGAAACTACCTGGCAAGGGAGGCATGAATCTCCTCCAGGAATTTCAGGATCAATCCCCTGATACCCCCTTCATCCTGATCTCTGCTTTTGGTACCATTGATCTGGCAGTCAATGCACTCAAATTGGGTGCTCGAGACTTTATCGCCAAACCCTTCTCCATCGATGAACTGAAATCCAAAGTTGCCCACATTTTTGAAGATCAAACTCCTGCCAGACCAGAGGTAGATTCCATTCCTGACGGCTTCCATGGCCTGGTAGGGAAATCAGAGCAGATGCAAAAGTTGATTACTCAGATCAAACAGATTGGAGCTGTGGATAGCCCGGTTCTCATCACAGGTGAAAGCGGTACTGGCAAGGAGCTCATCGCCAGGGCCCTCCATCTTGAGAGTCCTCGGTCCAGTCAGGAGATGGTTGCCATCAATTGCAGTGCTCTCACGGACACTTTATTAGAAAGCGAATTATTTGGCCATGAAAAAGGCGCATTCACCGGGGCTGTGAGGCAACACAAGGGTATTTTTGAGCAGGCCCATGGGGGAACCATTCTCCTGGATGAAATCGGTGATATTTCGCCCCAACTCCAGGTCAAACTTTTACGCGTGTTACAGAACCAGAGCTTCCAGCGTGTTGGCGGTACTGAACAGATCGAAGTGGATGTCAGAGTAATAGCCGCCACCAACCGTGATCTCCAATCCGCCATGGAAAAAAAGCAGTTCAGGGAAGACCTATTCTTTCGACTGAATGTAATACCTCTGAACATTCCATCACTGAGGGAAAGACCAGAGGATATCCCCGCTCTAGTGTTCCATTTTGTGAAAATGAAATGCAGCAGACTCAAGCGGGATGTCCCGGAAATCGGTAATAGAACCATGACCAAGCTTGGTGAATACGCCTGGCCCGGCAACATTCGTGAGCTGGAGAATTTCCTGGAGCGTCTCCTCATATTCAGTGAGGGTCCAGCTATAACTCCTGAACAGATTTACTTTGAAAACGCCCCCAGAAAATCAACACAATCAAGCGGCAGACTCAATGAGGTTATGGAGCAAACCGAACGAGAGTTGATTCGCGATGCCTTGAATTGGGCACGAGGGGTTAAACAGAAGGCTGCCCGAAAATTGGGACTCAAAACCAGCACACTTTACTACAAAATGGAAAAATACGATCTTTTCGAAGAATTCGGTGGCAAGAACAACCAATCCAGGGAGGACTCATGA